From the Butyrivibrio fibrisolvens genome, one window contains:
- the infC gene encoding translation initiation factor IF-3 → MTINDLFINEQIRDKEVRVIGLSGEQLGVMSIQDARKVAEEAGVDLVKIAPNAKPPVCRVVDYGKYKYEQLRKAKEARKKQKTVEIKEIRISPNIDTNDLNTKINAARKFLEKGNRVKVTMRFRGREMAHMGASVHVLIDFAKELEDCAVVEKQPKAEGRSMVMFLAEKK, encoded by the coding sequence ATAACCATTAACGACTTATTTATTAACGAACAGATCAGAGACAAGGAAGTTCGTGTGATAGGACTAAGTGGTGAGCAGCTTGGAGTTATGTCAATCCAGGATGCACGCAAAGTCGCAGAGGAAGCAGGAGTTGATCTTGTCAAGATCGCACCAAATGCAAAACCCCCTGTTTGCCGAGTAGTTGACTACGGCAAGTACAAGTATGAACAGCTTCGCAAAGCTAAAGAAGCGCGTAAGAAACAGAAGACTGTTGAGATTAAAGAGATTCGTATTTCTCCCAATATCGATACAAACGATCTTAATACTAAGATCAATGCTGCAAGGAAATTCCTTGAAAAAGGCAATAGGGTCAAGGTAACTATGCGTTTTAGAGGTCGTGAAATGGCTCATATGGGAGCGAGCGTTCATGTTCTGATTGATTTTGCCAAGGAGCTCGAAGACTGCGCAGTAGTTGAGAAGCAGCCTAAAGCAGAAGGCAGAAGCATGGTTATGTTCTTAGCTGAGAAGAAATAA
- a CDS encoding alpha-galactosidase, whose protein sequence is MIIERNGCFLLQTLHTSYLFNILKSGHPEHLHYGASVISETQYEEFLKASSFGDGSESEAASICLNNICYSLSEKHPAVGGNMISYSDDFPGIALEDLPLEISSFGKGDIRDPFILVTHENGSKTSDFTFEKASITNDIQAPSSLPGSYDDSVKTSVGSSEDYAQQLVVTYKDKEYGTCLEVIYSVYPECDVITRRAVIVSANEKIHIDRIMSNQIDFHENGLVFTSFHGRWADEMHRTDSVCDGGRCVSEEMAAGESGSRSNPFVMISHKDTTEDSGYCYGFNLIYSGNHYEALSSNGYDKSRFISGISPATFGWTLDKGERFETPESIMTFDMNGANGMSRHMHDFVRKHIVRGKWRDKNRPILINSWEASYFRFTESSLLKLAKEAAGLGIELFVMDDGWFGKRDDDKSSLGDWYENKDKLPGGISGLSKKINDLGLMFGIWVEPEMVNEDSDLYRAHPDWAVQVPGHAHSKGRNQMNLDLTRTDVQDYVIESMKKVFGSGDISYVKWDMNRIFSDCYSKELPADRQDEFMHRYYIGLYRIMKELTDSFPDILFEGCSAGGNRFDLGILCYFPQIWGSDDTDAICRADIQRGYSYGYPQSTVGAHVSATPNHQTLNTVPLETRFDVASFGCFGYELNLCDITASDKKEIKDQIDFYKKYRHTLQFGHYYRLDDGRCITVSDDGKKAIAFMLQRESRPNRDVVTLRTCGLDDSKTYHITNRYVDIDLKTMGSLINMFTPIHIKQDGIIHNIANSVVKVQNEREDMTAPGALLNRVGVRLRPKFGSTGFDQDGDKTGILRTGDSRLYIIESV, encoded by the coding sequence ATGATCATTGAGAGAAATGGATGTTTTTTGCTTCAGACTTTGCATACATCGTATCTTTTTAATATTTTAAAATCCGGACATCCGGAGCATCTTCATTACGGTGCTTCAGTGATATCGGAAACGCAATATGAGGAATTTCTAAAAGCTTCCTCCTTTGGAGATGGCTCAGAAAGTGAAGCTGCGTCTATATGTCTTAACAATATCTGTTATAGCCTTAGCGAAAAGCATCCTGCTGTAGGCGGGAATATGATCTCATATAGTGATGATTTTCCGGGGATCGCGCTTGAAGATCTTCCTCTCGAGATAAGCTCTTTTGGTAAAGGAGATATAAGAGATCCATTTATTCTTGTAACACATGAGAATGGTTCTAAAACTTCAGATTTTACATTTGAGAAGGCTTCTATTACTAATGATATACAAGCTCCTTCCTCTCTTCCGGGATCATATGATGATAGTGTTAAGACTAGCGTCGGCTCATCAGAAGACTATGCTCAGCAGCTTGTTGTTACATATAAAGACAAAGAGTATGGAACTTGCCTTGAAGTTATATACAGTGTATATCCTGAATGTGATGTTATCACAAGACGAGCAGTCATAGTATCTGCAAATGAGAAGATTCACATAGACCGTATCATGAGTAACCAGATTGATTTTCATGAAAATGGGCTTGTGTTTACATCTTTCCATGGAAGATGGGCTGATGAAATGCATAGAACAGACAGTGTCTGCGATGGCGGAAGATGTGTATCAGAGGAGATGGCTGCAGGCGAATCCGGAAGCAGGTCCAATCCATTTGTCATGATCTCCCATAAAGATACTACCGAAGATAGCGGTTATTGCTATGGCTTTAACCTTATTTACAGTGGTAATCATTATGAGGCTCTTTCATCCAATGGATATGATAAGAGCCGTTTTATAAGTGGTATATCTCCGGCGACTTTTGGATGGACGCTTGATAAAGGTGAGAGATTTGAAACTCCTGAAAGTATTATGACTTTTGATATGAATGGTGCCAATGGAATGAGCCGCCACATGCATGATTTTGTCAGAAAGCATATAGTAAGAGGAAAATGGAGAGATAAGAACAGACCGATCCTTATCAATAGCTGGGAAGCATCTTATTTCAGATTTACAGAGTCAAGTCTTTTAAAACTGGCTAAGGAAGCTGCAGGACTTGGAATAGAGCTTTTTGTAATGGATGATGGATGGTTTGGCAAGCGTGATGATGATAAAAGTTCACTTGGCGACTGGTATGAAAATAAAGACAAATTGCCGGGCGGCATAAGTGGTCTTTCCAAGAAAATAAATGATCTTGGGCTTATGTTTGGTATATGGGTAGAGCCTGAGATGGTCAATGAAGACAGTGACCTTTACAGAGCGCATCCTGACTGGGCTGTTCAGGTTCCGGGACATGCTCATTCCAAGGGTCGTAATCAGATGAATCTGGATCTTACAAGAACTGATGTTCAGGATTATGTTATCGAGTCTATGAAGAAGGTCTTTGGGTCGGGTGATATCTCTTATGTAAAATGGGATATGAATCGTATATTCTCTGACTGCTATTCTAAAGAACTTCCTGCAGACAGGCAGGATGAATTTATGCACCGCTATTACATTGGCTTATATCGCATTATGAAGGAATTGACAGATTCTTTCCCTGATATATTGTTTGAAGGATGTTCTGCAGGTGGTAACAGGTTTGATCTGGGAATTCTGTGTTATTTTCCTCAGATATGGGGATCTGATGATACGGATGCTATATGCAGAGCAGATATCCAGAGAGGTTATAGCTATGGATATCCTCAATCGACAGTAGGCGCGCATGTATCTGCAACTCCAAATCACCAGACTCTTAACACAGTACCTCTTGAGACCAGATTTGACGTAGCCTCATTTGGATGCTTTGGATACGAGCTTAATCTGTGTGATATTACTGCTTCTGACAAAAAAGAAATCAAAGATCAGATAGACTTTTACAAAAAATACAGACATACCCTTCAATTCGGGCATTATTACAGATTAGATGATGGAAGGTGTATTACAGTATCGGATGATGGCAAAAAGGCCATAGCATTTATGCTTCAGAGAGAAAGCAGACCTAACAGAGATGTTGTGACTCTTAGAACTTGCGGACTTGATGATAGCAAGACATACCATATCACTAACAGATATGTAGATATCGACCTTAAGACTATGGGTAGTCTTATCAATATGTTTACTCCGATACATATTAAACAGGATGGTATTATACATAATATAGCTAACTCTGTTGTCAAAGTTCAGAATGAAAGAGAAGATATGACAGCTCCTGGTGCACTGCTTAACAGAGTAGGCGTAAGGCTTCGCCCCAAGTTTGGAAGTACCGGTTTTGATCAGGACGGCGATAAGACAGGAATCCTTAGGACGGGTGACAGCAGGCTGTATATCATTGAATCTGTATGA
- the rpmI gene encoding 50S ribosomal protein L35: MQHKMKTSRAAAKRFKVTGTGKLMRNKAYKRHILTKKSTKRKRNLRQPALVDATSVKTMKKILPYL, translated from the coding sequence ATGCAGCACAAAATGAAAACAAGCAGAGCAGCTGCCAAGCGCTTCAAAGTAACAGGCACAGGCAAGCTTATGAGAAACAAGGCATACAAGCGTCACATTCTGACTAAGAAGTCTACAAAGAGAAAGAGAAATCTTCGTCAGCCAGCTCTTGTAGATGCTACATCTGTTAAGACAATGAAGAAGATCCTGCCTTACCTTTAA
- a CDS encoding LysR family transcriptional regulator, whose translation MIKNNNLKNNISNTNFDVNLEYYKIFYHVAKNGGITAAAKELSMSQPAVSQQISGLEKQLGVSLFKRSGRGIALTSEGSLLYKYVEKGYKEILQGEKRLSQLLHLEAGEVRVGASDMTLRFFLLPYLEKFHQLYPGIKVTVTNGPTPETLKYLEDDRIDFGVVSSPFPEYINKENITYIDVREIQDCFVAGRSFIQYKNHMIDLQELENLPLITLEGQTSSGRYVTEFLKKNNITIHPEFELATSDMIVQFAERSLGVGMVVRDFAKEDLDNGKLFELRFKQRIPPRHLRLVTDTKRPQSLASAKLLELIKAKD comes from the coding sequence ATGATCAAAAACAACAATTTAAAAAATAATATCAGCAATACAAACTTTGATGTCAATCTTGAATACTATAAGATATTCTATCATGTGGCCAAAAACGGCGGGATAACCGCTGCCGCCAAAGAGCTTAGCATGTCACAACCTGCTGTAAGTCAGCAGATATCAGGTCTTGAAAAGCAGCTGGGCGTATCTTTATTTAAAAGAAGCGGACGAGGCATCGCTCTTACATCAGAAGGAAGCCTCCTATATAAATATGTAGAAAAAGGCTACAAAGAAATACTTCAGGGTGAAAAACGCCTATCTCAGCTTCTGCATTTGGAAGCAGGAGAAGTCAGAGTCGGAGCAAGCGATATGACTCTTCGCTTTTTCCTTCTGCCATACCTTGAGAAATTCCATCAGCTATATCCCGGTATCAAAGTCACCGTAACCAATGGACCTACTCCCGAAACCCTCAAATACCTCGAAGATGACCGAATAGATTTTGGCGTTGTATCATCTCCGTTTCCTGAATATATAAATAAAGAAAACATCACTTATATAGATGTTCGCGAAATTCAGGACTGTTTCGTAGCAGGAAGATCTTTTATCCAATATAAAAATCATATGATAGATCTTCAAGAGCTTGAAAATCTGCCGCTTATAACTCTTGAAGGCCAGACGTCAAGCGGCAGATATGTAACTGAATTCTTAAAAAAGAACAATATAACCATACATCCTGAGTTCGAACTAGCCACCAGTGATATGATCGTTCAATTTGCAGAGAGATCTCTTGGCGTTGGCATGGTTGTCAGGGATTTTGCAAAAGAAGATCTGGACAACGGAAAACTCTTCGAACTAAGATTCAAGCAGCGAATCCCTCCAAGACACCTGCGACTTGTGACTGACACCAAACGTCCTCAGTCCCTTGCATCTGCAAAGCTGCTGGAACTGATCAAAGCCAAGGATTAA
- a CDS encoding aminoacyl-histidine dipeptidase, with protein sequence MGVLDNLEPKSVFHFFEEITQIPHGSNNVQMISDYLVKFAKDRNLEYIQDETRNVIIFGEASEGYEDREPIILQGHMDMVAVHDADYDIDMATQPLKPVTDGDKIWAEGTSLGGDDGIAVAYCLALLDSKTIPHPRLEVVITTNEETGMDGAFAIDLSPLKGRKLINIDSETEGVLLTSCAGGARFYATLPVSKVSRSGMLYDIEVSGLLGGHSGTEIIKEHGNANILLGRILAAVSDKNDISLVSINGGVADNAIPVNAKATIVVPEDTSKEAALKAVKDLEAIVKSELEIKDPDVKFTVTAREKCTFDCLDNASMKNVYKLILSLPNGIQAMSASVPGLVETSLNLGVIVSSDNEVTLEYAVRSSVDSSKDALLDRLVYITEAFGAKAKITSSYPGWPFKSDSKLREHMIDVFKKIYGREPRIEALHAGVECGLFGQKLEGLDCISIGPDMEGVHTTSEKLSVASAARTFEYLCEVLK encoded by the coding sequence ATGGGCGTTTTAGATAATTTAGAGCCAAAGTCAGTATTTCATTTTTTTGAGGAGATAACACAGATCCCTCATGGATCAAATAATGTTCAGATGATCAGTGACTATCTTGTGAAGTTTGCCAAGGATAGGAATCTTGAGTACATACAGGATGAGACCAGAAATGTTATCATATTCGGTGAAGCTAGTGAAGGATATGAAGACAGGGAGCCGATCATCCTTCAGGGGCATATGGACATGGTAGCTGTTCATGATGCTGATTATGATATTGATATGGCTACTCAGCCTTTAAAGCCTGTTACAGATGGTGATAAGATCTGGGCTGAGGGTACATCTCTTGGTGGTGATGACGGTATTGCTGTTGCTTATTGTCTTGCACTTCTTGATTCTAAGACAATTCCTCATCCTAGGCTTGAAGTTGTTATAACAACCAATGAAGAGACTGGAATGGACGGCGCATTTGCGATAGATCTGTCTCCATTAAAGGGCAGAAAGCTTATCAATATCGATTCTGAGACAGAGGGTGTACTTCTTACATCTTGTGCAGGCGGAGCAAGATTTTATGCAACTCTTCCTGTATCTAAGGTTAGCAGAAGCGGTATGCTATATGATATCGAAGTGTCAGGCCTTCTTGGTGGACATTCAGGTACAGAGATAATCAAAGAACATGGTAATGCTAATATTCTCCTTGGAAGAATTCTTGCTGCAGTTTCTGACAAAAACGATATTTCACTTGTTTCGATAAATGGCGGAGTAGCTGATAATGCAATTCCGGTTAATGCAAAGGCAACTATAGTAGTGCCTGAAGATACAAGTAAAGAAGCTGCTTTAAAGGCAGTAAAGGACCTTGAAGCTATCGTTAAGAGTGAACTTGAAATCAAGGATCCTGATGTTAAGTTTACGGTAACAGCAAGAGAAAAATGTACTTTTGACTGTCTTGATAACGCTTCAATGAAGAATGTATACAAGCTCATATTATCCTTACCAAATGGTATCCAGGCTATGAGCGCATCTGTTCCGGGACTTGTAGAGACATCTCTTAATCTTGGAGTTATTGTAAGTTCTGATAACGAAGTGACACTTGAGTATGCTGTTAGAAGTAGCGTAGATAGCAGCAAGGATGCTCTTCTTGACAGACTTGTATACATTACAGAGGCATTTGGAGCCAAGGCCAAGATCACATCATCCTATCCGGGATGGCCATTTAAGTCAGATTCTAAGCTTCGCGAGCATATGATAGATGTGTTTAAGAAGATTTACGGCCGTGAGCCTAGGATAGAAGCTCTTCACGCAGGTGTAGAATGTGGACTTTTTGGTCAGAAGCTTGAGGGACTTGACTGTATCTCTATAGGACCTGATATGGAAGGTGTTCATACTACATCAGAGAAACTTTCTGTAGCTTCTGCAGCCAGAACATTTGAATATCTGTGCGAAGTCCTTAAGTAA
- the rplT gene encoding 50S ribosomal protein L20, whose product MARVKGALNAKKKHNRVLKLAKGYRGARSKQYRIAKQSVMRALTSAFAGRKQKKRDMRSLWIVRINAAARLNGMSYSTLMHGLKLAGVEINRKMLAEMAVNDAEGFKTLTEVAKKQIA is encoded by the coding sequence ATGGCAAGAGTAAAAGGCGCATTAAATGCCAAGAAGAAACACAATAGAGTATTAAAGCTTGCAAAGGGCTACAGAGGAGCTCGTTCCAAGCAGTATAGAATCGCAAAGCAGTCTGTAATGAGAGCTCTTACAAGCGCATTCGCAGGTCGTAAGCAGAAGAAGAGAGATATGAGATCACTTTGGATCGTTCGTATCAACGCTGCTGCTAGACTTAACGGAATGAGCTACAGCACTCTTATGCATGGCCTCAAGCTTGCTGGTGTTGAAATCAACCGCAAGATGCTTGCTGAGATGGCAGTTAATGATGCAGAAGGCTTCAAGACTCTTACAGAAGTTGCTAAGAAGCAGATCGCTTAA
- a CDS encoding adaptor protein MecA: MVIIKISEKTVQCSIAAQELHEIGLTPEALLHGEEKSIPFMTQLNQEVGQQLSYDPENEVMMMSRNLMADGSVRIYAVKMDNDDIQSSADRLRSIAQGILDYLTQDKIDAVKAEKGKDKSDALNKLVEGMNNMVGRMYLEESKEGQELISALEKIQEVNVISKPALEYQRYMGEFDNLDKVIRFSKIASAMPIVDSALYKADDRYYLMMGLQTDSEAVVYELRKAGIEYASALSVNSPEELHLAETAERIIAKDAISHLAELEAES; the protein is encoded by the coding sequence ATGGTAATTATAAAAATAAGTGAAAAGACTGTGCAGTGCAGTATTGCTGCTCAGGAACTTCATGAGATCGGACTTACACCTGAAGCTCTTTTACATGGAGAAGAAAAGAGTATTCCATTTATGACGCAGCTCAATCAGGAAGTTGGGCAGCAGCTGTCATATGATCCTGAGAATGAAGTTATGATGATGAGCAGGAATCTGATGGCTGATGGAAGTGTACGTATATATGCGGTTAAGATGGACAATGATGATATACAAAGTTCTGCAGACCGCCTTCGCAGTATTGCTCAGGGAATTCTGGATTATCTCACACAGGACAAGATAGATGCAGTCAAAGCTGAAAAAGGCAAGGATAAAAGTGATGCACTAAATAAACTTGTCGAAGGAATGAATAATATGGTAGGTCGTATGTATCTTGAAGAGAGCAAAGAAGGTCAGGAACTTATCAGTGCTCTTGAGAAGATACAGGAAGTTAATGTCATATCTAAGCCTGCGCTTGAATATCAGCGCTATATGGGCGAATTCGATAATCTTGATAAGGTGATAAGATTTTCAAAGATCGCATCGGCTATGCCGATAGTGGATTCTGCGCTCTATAAGGCGGATGACAGATACTATCTTATGATGGGACTTCAGACTGACAGCGAGGCTGTTGTATATGAACTTCGAAAAGCCGGTATCGAGTACGCAAGTGCTCTTAGCGTTAATTCACCGGAAGAACTGCATCTTGCTGAGACTGCAGAGCGCATTATAGCAAAAGATGCTATTTCTCATCTGGCTGAACTGGAAGCCGAGAGCTGA
- a CDS encoding NYN domain-containing protein has translation MSTSLNIGILAHVDAGKTTLSEALLYEAGAVRSIGRVDHGDAFLDTFDLEKERGITIFSKQARLEAFDRKITLMDTPGHIDFSPETERTLQVLDAAILVISAADGVGAHVRTLWSLLEHYNVPTFIFVNKMDQPGSDMDEISALLSQSLGRSIVNMTLGVNDPMVCESIAVCDDNLLGSYLNGTPIKESDIINLISKRLLFPCYYGSALKGEGVRAFLENLCRYAPTPSYPDDFGARVYKISRDSDGTRLSFLKITGGSISIRDTFGEEKISQIRLYSGSKYEQVQSAEAGTICAIAGLSGTRAGDGLGFEASNHEELLEPILNCRILLPDDEDPYKVWQNLLILQEEEPMLSVSRTEENGDIYVRVMGQVQMEIIKRLMMDRFKMSIDFGQGRIIYKETIANTVEGVGHFEPLRHYAEVHLMLEPSAPGSGLSFEANCPTDILARNWQRLVLTHLEEKKHKGVLTGSEITDMKITLISGKAHLKHTEGGDFRKATYRAVRQGLMMANSVLLEPVYRYELIVPSENVGRAMTDLSQRNATVNSPEIENGKTVLRGTIPAACLGNYAEDVRSYTSGEGSISCVLKGYAPCHNAEEVIAKSNYDPELDTHNPCSSVFCSHGVGTVIPWNDVRKYMHVDTGWRPEGDNTPIPSNIAMEYDIENITAFKARTSNEAVVDNRSFSEKERDYRAGQDELMAIFEKTYGPIKDRRTNNDDDRPRTYGVPDDKPKGISDPKYDEKRDAKAQKKANGQKEYLLIDGYNVLFASSDLKSLAERDINAARDKLMDIVSNFQGYRRENIILVFDAYKVHGGSEKVLKYHNLDVIYTKEAETADQYIERTSHELSKNYKVTVATSDGIEQVIILGAGGIRMPAKEFWDEVKNTEDQIRQQHIETLDNKLHNYVLKDIDLNSTDS, from the coding sequence ATGTCCACCTCACTTAATATAGGAATACTGGCACATGTTGATGCCGGTAAGACAACTTTATCAGAAGCATTATTATATGAAGCAGGTGCTGTTAGATCTATCGGACGAGTTGATCATGGTGACGCCTTTTTAGACACCTTTGATCTGGAAAAAGAACGAGGAATCACCATTTTCTCAAAGCAGGCAAGACTGGAAGCTTTTGATCGTAAGATCACTTTAATGGACACTCCCGGGCATATTGACTTCTCTCCCGAGACAGAGAGAACTCTTCAGGTCCTAGATGCAGCAATTCTGGTTATAAGCGCAGCTGATGGTGTAGGAGCTCATGTAAGGACACTTTGGTCATTGCTTGAGCATTATAATGTTCCAACTTTTATTTTTGTAAACAAGATGGATCAGCCGGGAAGTGATATGGATGAAATCTCCGCCTTGCTAAGCCAAAGTCTTGGAAGAAGCATTGTAAACATGACTCTCGGAGTCAACGATCCTATGGTATGTGAAAGTATAGCAGTCTGCGATGATAACCTTCTAGGCAGCTACCTTAACGGTACCCCTATTAAGGAAAGTGACATAATAAACCTGATATCCAAAAGGCTTCTATTTCCTTGTTACTATGGAAGTGCTTTAAAAGGTGAAGGCGTCAGGGCTTTCCTTGAAAATCTGTGTAGATATGCCCCTACCCCCTCATATCCTGATGATTTTGGAGCAAGAGTCTATAAGATTTCCAGAGACAGTGACGGAACCAGATTATCTTTTCTCAAAATAACAGGAGGAAGTATATCAATACGAGATACTTTTGGAGAAGAAAAGATATCACAGATAAGGCTGTACTCCGGAAGTAAATACGAACAGGTGCAAAGTGCCGAGGCAGGGACAATCTGTGCAATAGCAGGGTTATCCGGCACAAGAGCAGGCGACGGTCTTGGCTTTGAAGCATCAAACCACGAAGAGCTGCTAGAACCTATATTAAATTGTAGGATCCTGCTGCCTGATGATGAAGATCCCTACAAAGTCTGGCAGAACCTCCTCATCCTTCAGGAAGAAGAACCTATGCTCAGCGTATCAAGGACTGAAGAAAACGGCGATATATACGTACGAGTTATGGGACAGGTTCAGATGGAGATCATAAAAAGACTCATGATGGACCGCTTTAAAATGAGCATAGATTTCGGCCAGGGACGTATCATATACAAAGAGACTATTGCTAATACAGTCGAAGGCGTAGGGCACTTCGAGCCTCTAAGACACTATGCAGAGGTTCATCTAATGCTAGAGCCCTCTGCCCCTGGATCCGGTCTTAGTTTCGAAGCAAACTGCCCTACTGATATCCTGGCTCGCAACTGGCAAAGACTCGTCCTGACCCATCTTGAGGAGAAAAAACACAAAGGTGTTCTCACAGGTTCCGAGATCACAGATATGAAGATAACTCTCATATCAGGCAAGGCTCATCTAAAACACACTGAGGGCGGAGACTTTAGAAAAGCGACTTACAGAGCTGTACGACAAGGACTTATGATGGCGAACTCTGTACTACTTGAGCCTGTGTACAGATATGAACTTATAGTTCCTTCTGAAAATGTAGGACGAGCCATGACTGATCTGTCACAAAGAAATGCCACAGTAAATTCACCTGAGATAGAGAATGGCAAAACTGTCCTTAGAGGTACAATCCCCGCTGCATGCCTTGGAAACTATGCAGAAGATGTAAGAAGCTACACAAGCGGCGAAGGGTCTATATCCTGCGTACTAAAAGGCTATGCCCCGTGCCATAACGCAGAAGAAGTCATAGCCAAAAGCAACTACGATCCGGAGCTTGATACCCACAATCCTTGCAGCTCCGTCTTCTGTTCTCACGGAGTAGGCACTGTCATCCCATGGAATGATGTCAGAAAATATATGCATGTAGATACAGGGTGGAGGCCTGAAGGAGACAATACTCCTATTCCCAGCAACATCGCTATGGAGTATGACATTGAAAACATTACTGCATTCAAAGCTCGCACTTCCAATGAGGCAGTTGTTGATAACAGGTCCTTTTCTGAGAAAGAGCGTGATTACAGGGCAGGTCAGGATGAACTCATGGCTATCTTCGAAAAGACCTACGGCCCAATTAAAGACCGCCGTACCAATAACGATGATGACAGGCCACGCACCTACGGAGTTCCTGATGACAAACCCAAAGGGATATCTGATCCCAAGTATGATGAAAAAAGAGATGCCAAAGCCCAGAAAAAAGCAAATGGTCAGAAAGAATACCTTCTTATAGACGGTTACAACGTACTATTTGCTTCAAGCGATCTAAAATCTCTCGCAGAAAGAGATATAAATGCTGCAAGAGACAAGCTTATGGATATAGTATCTAATTTCCAAGGGTACAGACGAGAGAACATAATCCTAGTATTCGATGCCTACAAGGTTCATGGAGGATCAGAAAAAGTCCTTAAATACCATAACCTTGATGTAATATATACCAAAGAAGCAGAAACCGCAGACCAATATATAGAAAGAACCTCACATGAGCTTTCGAAAAACTATAAAGTTACAGTTGCAACATCTGACGGAATCGAACAGGTTATCATATTAGGAGCTGGCGGTATCCGTATGCCTGCAAAAGAGTTCTGGGACGAGGTAAAAAATACAGAAGATCAGATAAGACAGCAACATATAGAGACACTAGACAATAAGCTACATAACTATGTTCTTAAAGATATAGACCTTAATAGTACAGATTCATAA
- a CDS encoding DUF1858 domain-containing protein, which yields MSLRDILFGSDEELANAPVNEEAEKAGAEAAAKAMSDESSEDKKEGADLITTDMLVGEIIAKHPSTAQFLMDCGMECIFCPASQMESLGEACAVHGIDGDEICAALNEKLEEYKD from the coding sequence ATGAGTTTAAGAGATATTTTATTTGGTAGTGACGAGGAGCTTGCTAATGCTCCTGTTAATGAAGAAGCAGAGAAGGCCGGAGCAGAGGCAGCTGCCAAAGCTATGAGCGATGAATCTTCTGAAGATAAAAAGGAAGGTGCTGATCTTATTACAACAGATATGCTTGTAGGCGAGATCATAGCTAAGCATCCTTCTACAGCACAGTTCCTTATGGACTGCGGCATGGAATGTATTTTCTGTCCAGCATCTCAGATGGAATCTCTTGGAGAGGCATGTGCAGTACACGGAATCGATGGTGATGAGATCTGCGCAGCTCTTAATGAGAAACTTGAAGAGTATAAAGACTGA
- a CDS encoding TetR/AcrR family transcriptional regulator, translating to MDETQKKILETVIVEYKAKGLKFTMDDIAKELHMSKKTIYKIYHDKEEMLDSMVDYVFNSIKESEHAILNDNSLTTAQKVSKILIALPDSYQNVDFRLMFQLKDKYPKVYSKINDRLESDWEETIALIEQGIEEGSIRPISIPTLKVIFEATVEKFLSSDVLIKFNMEYQNALNNMIDILMDGIRA from the coding sequence ATGGATGAGACACAGAAGAAGATACTGGAGACTGTAATAGTTGAATACAAGGCTAAAGGCCTTAAGTTTACTATGGATGACATTGCCAAAGAATTGCATATGAGCAAGAAGACCATATATAAGATCTATCATGATAAGGAAGAGATGCTCGATAGCATGGTTGACTATGTATTTAATTCTATTAAAGAGAGTGAGCATGCTATCTTGAATGATAATAGTCTTACTACTGCTCAAAAGGTTAGCAAGATACTTATTGCTCTTCCTGATAGTTATCAGAATGTGGATTTCCGTCTGATGTTCCAGCTTAAAGACAAGTATCCAAAAGTTTATTCCAAGATTAACGATAGACTTGAAAGCGACTGGGAAGAGACTATAGCTCTAATAGAACAAGGTATCGAAGAGGGCAGTATCAGACCTATTTCTATTCCTACTCTTAAAGTGATATTCGAAGCAACTGTAGAGAAGTTCCTTAGTTCTGATGTTCTTATCAAATTTAATATGGAATACCAGAATGCACTTAATAACATGATAGATATTCTTATGGATGGCATTAGAGCTTAA